From one Deinococcus aetherius genomic stretch:
- a CDS encoding carbohydrate ABC transporter permease encodes MTVTAPAPPTPSPRRRLDVRTALAYLVLTVGVVVTLFPFVWMLLTSLKSFQELFNLTILPAEPTLGNYGQVLTQTRFLQWFANSLLVAGVTTASVLFFDSLVGYTLAKFDFPGKNLIFILILSTLMIPTEMLVIPWFVGVSDLQLTRSVPGAYLAIMFPGLMSAFGVFLMRQFFESLPTDLLEAARIDGMSEFGIFWHIALPLVRPALASLAIFTFLGNWNAFLWPLIVIQQPQFRTLPVGTALFNGEAGTQWGLIMAASSLAVIPVLLVFAFFQRQIIEGIVLTGMKG; translated from the coding sequence GTGACGGTCACGGCGCCCGCTCCCCCGACTCCCTCGCCCCGCCGCCGACTTGACGTGCGGACGGCCCTCGCCTACCTCGTGCTCACAGTCGGCGTGGTCGTCACCCTCTTTCCCTTCGTGTGGATGCTGCTGACGAGCCTCAAGAGCTTTCAGGAACTCTTCAACCTGACCATCCTGCCCGCCGAGCCGACGCTGGGGAACTACGGGCAGGTGCTGACCCAGACGCGCTTCCTGCAATGGTTCGCCAACAGCCTGCTCGTGGCGGGGGTGACGACGGCGAGCGTCCTCTTCTTCGACTCGCTGGTGGGCTACACCCTTGCCAAGTTCGACTTCCCCGGCAAGAACCTCATCTTCATCCTGATCCTCTCCACCCTGATGATCCCGACCGAGATGCTGGTGATCCCGTGGTTCGTGGGCGTGAGCGACCTGCAACTCACGAGGAGCGTGCCCGGCGCGTATCTGGCGATCATGTTCCCGGGGCTGATGAGTGCCTTCGGCGTCTTCCTGATGCGGCAGTTCTTCGAGAGCCTGCCCACCGACTTGCTGGAAGCGGCGCGCATCGACGGCATGAGCGAATTCGGCATCTTCTGGCACATCGCCCTGCCGCTCGTGCGGCCCGCGTTGGCGAGCCTCGCCATCTTCACCTTCCTGGGGAACTGGAACGCCTTCCTGTGGCCCCTGATCGTGATCCAGCAGCCGCAGTTCCGCACCCTGCCCGTCGGCACGGCCCTCTTCAACGGGGAGGCGGGCACCCAGTGGGGCCTGATCATGGCGGCGAGCAGCCTCGCGGTGATCCCGGTGCTGCTCGTGTTCGCCTTCTTCCAGCGCCAGATCATCGAGGGAATCGTGCTGACGGGGATGAAGGGTTAA
- a CDS encoding carbohydrate ABC transporter permease — protein sequence MATTSEVRGERVQARSPRRSSLKTHQTRTAYTFLLVPLLFFLVVRFLPTLMALRLSLFDWNILKEVQPYVGLDNYRTLVGDERFGQALRNTALYTLIGVPLQIVLGLAVALMLGRVRALRGLYRALYFAPYVTPIVAAAWVWQWLFSPQFGPVNTFLTWLHVPPQPFLTSPNQALATTAGLVVWQNLGFQIVLFLAGLAAIPRSYYEAAEIDGASPWQSFRSITLPLLNPTLVFSVVTGTISYLQLFTQVVNLNFTDQGGPLGSTMTVALYIYQIAFGRYQMGYASAITVVLFVLILAITLLQLRFLTRRYEA from the coding sequence ATGGCTACTACAAGTGAGGTGAGGGGGGAGCGGGTCCAGGCGCGTTCCCCACGCCGCAGCAGCCTGAAAACTCACCAGACGCGCACCGCCTACACCTTCCTGCTGGTGCCGCTCCTCTTCTTCCTGGTGGTGCGCTTCCTGCCGACCCTGATGGCCCTGCGGCTGAGCCTCTTCGACTGGAATATTCTGAAAGAGGTCCAGCCCTACGTCGGGCTCGACAACTACCGGACGCTGGTGGGGGACGAGCGGTTCGGGCAGGCACTCAGGAACACGGCGCTCTACACGTTGATCGGGGTGCCGCTCCAGATCGTGCTCGGTTTAGCCGTGGCTTTGATGCTGGGGCGGGTCCGGGCCTTGCGTGGCCTGTACCGCGCGCTGTACTTTGCCCCCTACGTCACGCCCATCGTGGCGGCGGCGTGGGTGTGGCAGTGGCTCTTCAGCCCGCAGTTCGGGCCGGTGAACACCTTCCTGACGTGGCTACATGTCCCGCCGCAGCCCTTCCTCACTTCACCGAATCAGGCCCTCGCCACGACCGCCGGGCTGGTGGTGTGGCAGAACCTGGGCTTCCAGATCGTGCTGTTCCTGGCAGGGCTGGCGGCCATTCCCCGCTCGTACTACGAGGCGGCAGAGATCGACGGCGCGAGCCCCTGGCAATCGTTCCGAAGCATCACCCTGCCGCTTCTCAATCCCACCCTGGTCTTCAGCGTGGTGACGGGGACGATCTCGTACCTGCAACTGTTCACCCAGGTCGTGAACCTCAACTTCACCGACCAGGGCGGGCCGCTGGGGAGCACGATGACGGTGGCGCTCTACATCTACCAGATCGCCTTCGGGCGCTACCAGATGGGGTACGCCTCGGCGATCACGGTGGTCCTCTTCGTGCTCATCCTGGCGATCACCCTGCTGCAACTGCGCTTCCTGACCCGGAGGTACGAGGCGTGA
- a CDS encoding helix-turn-helix transcriptional regulator translates to MAPEDLAKAERLFRIARMLREGHLSVRDLALRLFPTASVGGEGWPAIERAVQRDLLDLERLEPQDFERLPGRPPRYTIRTHRTTLHPVEVLALHAAARLTYHRAPGHRVHHHAALTRLTTWLPERVQPVVARSFSDLGRRRSREDLNLEHAATAWLGGHPLRFEYQKPGGSGRWRTNIIEPYLIEAHPSNLDLYVIGRETTYHHDVRTFKLSRMRALYVLRDTTYRIPESFDPGEFFHAAWGVIGSPGRQTVTLHLRFSADAAYRILEGGYAHLSEPVINPDGSIDTSLEAPVDERGFPREVLPWLMSFGARAEVLGPPALRAHWQAELRAALARAEAEPTHFPEGGVA, encoded by the coding sequence ATGGCTCCCGAAGACCTCGCCAAGGCGGAACGTCTCTTCCGCATCGCCCGGATGTTGCGTGAGGGGCACCTCAGCGTGCGCGACCTCGCCCTGCGGCTCTTTCCCACGGCCAGCGTCGGCGGGGAGGGCTGGCCCGCCATCGAGCGCGCGGTGCAGCGGGACCTCCTCGACCTGGAGCGGCTGGAGCCGCAGGATTTCGAGCGGCTCCCGGGCCGCCCGCCGCGCTACACCATCCGCACCCACCGCACCACCCTGCACCCGGTCGAGGTTCTCGCCCTGCACGCCGCCGCCCGGCTGACGTACCACCGCGCCCCCGGCCACCGGGTCCACCACCACGCCGCCCTGACCCGCCTGACGACCTGGCTGCCCGAGCGGGTGCAGCCCGTCGTCGCCCGCAGCTTCTCGGATCTGGGGCGGCGCCGCAGCCGCGAGGACCTGAATCTGGAGCACGCCGCGACCGCGTGGCTGGGGGGCCACCCCCTGCGCTTCGAGTACCAGAAGCCGGGGGGCAGCGGACGGTGGCGCACGAACATCATCGAGCCGTACCTGATCGAGGCGCATCCCAGCAACCTCGACCTGTACGTGATCGGGCGGGAGACGACCTACCACCACGACGTGCGGACCTTCAAGCTCTCGCGGATGCGCGCCCTGTATGTCCTGCGCGACACGACCTACCGCATCCCCGAGTCCTTCGACCCCGGCGAGTTCTTCCACGCCGCCTGGGGCGTGATCGGCAGCCCGGGGCGGCAGACGGTCACCCTGCACCTGCGCTTCAGCGCCGACGCCGCCTACCGCATCCTGGAGGGCGGCTACGCTCACCTCAGCGAGCCCGTCATCAACCCCGACGGCAGCATCGACACGAGCCTGGAAGCCCCCGTGGACGAGCGCGGCTTTCCCCGCGAGGTCCTGCCCTGGCTGATGTCCTTCGGCGCCCGGGCGGAAGTGCTCGGCCCCCCCGCCCTGCGCGCCCACTGGCAGGCCGAACTGCGCGCAGCGCTGGCGAGGGCGGAGGCGGAGCCGACCCACTTCCCGGAGGGTGGGGTGGCGTGA